A genomic window from Flavobacterium hankyongi includes:
- a CDS encoding NADH-quinone oxidoreductase subunit B, which produces MSDSKVNMVEAPEGLSGEGFFATKLSDVVGLARANSMWPLPFATSCCGIEFMATMASHYDLARFGSERVSFSPRQADMLMVMGTISKKMAPILRQVYEQMSEPRWVISVGACACSGGIFDTYSVLQGIDKVIPVDVYVPGCPPRPEQIVDGVMRLQELVKSESVRRRSSPEYQELLASYNIK; this is translated from the coding sequence ATGAGCGATTCAAAAGTAAATATGGTGGAAGCTCCTGAAGGATTGTCTGGAGAAGGGTTTTTCGCAACAAAATTAAGTGATGTGGTTGGTTTAGCGAGAGCTAACTCAATGTGGCCTCTTCCTTTTGCAACATCATGTTGCGGAATTGAGTTCATGGCAACTATGGCATCTCACTATGATTTGGCACGTTTTGGTTCAGAAAGAGTAAGTTTTTCGCCAAGACAAGCAGATATGTTAATGGTTATGGGTACTATTTCGAAAAAAATGGCTCCCATATTACGTCAAGTATATGAGCAAATGTCTGAACCAAGATGGGTTATATCTGTTGGGGCTTGTGCATGTTCTGGTGGTATATTTGACACATATTCTGTTTTACAAGGAATAGATAAAGTAATTCCTGTAGATGTTTATGTGCCTGGCTGTCCTCCAAGACCTGAACAAATTGTTGATGGTGTAATGCGTTTACAAGAATTGGTAAAATCAGAATCGGTTCGTCGTCGTAGTTCGCCAGAATACCAAGAACTATTAGCATCTTATAATATTAAATAA
- a CDS encoding NADH-quinone oxidoreductase subunit A, which yields MQTNQFNYLPILMQMGLAVGFVVMTIIISGMLGPKRHSQTKDKNFECGIESVGNARIPFSVKYFLVAILFVLFDVEVIFLYPWAVNFKDLGVEGMIKMVIFMSLLLVGFFYIIKKKALEWE from the coding sequence ATGCAAACAAATCAATTTAATTATTTGCCTATTTTGATGCAAATGGGGCTAGCTGTAGGATTTGTGGTTATGACCATAATTATATCTGGAATGCTTGGTCCTAAAAGACATTCGCAAACAAAAGACAAAAATTTTGAGTGTGGTATAGAGTCGGTGGGAAATGCCCGTATTCCTTTTTCGGTAAAGTATTTCTTAGTGGCAATTTTGTTCGTGCTTTTCGATGTAGAGGTTATTTTTTTATATCCTTGGGCGGTAAATTTTAAAGATTTGGGAGTAGAAGGAATGATTAAGATGGTGATTTTTATGTCGCTGTTATTAGTTGGTTTCTTTTATATTATCAAGAAGAAAGCCCTTGAGTGGGAATAA
- a CDS encoding NADH-quinone oxidoreductase subunit C: protein MALENTQIQDKLSETFGESVMHFRQEGDMFTFDVAADKITAVILFLKNDETLNFHFLTDVCGIHYPDSDVNEQFSVVYHLHNWIENKRIRIKAFLNGENPEIKTISNIFLSANWMERETYDFYGINFIGHPQLKRILNMDEMVSFPMRKEFPMEDSGRTDKDDRFFGRTPSNC, encoded by the coding sequence ATGGCTTTAGAAAATACTCAAATTCAAGATAAGTTATCAGAAACATTTGGAGAAAGCGTAATGCATTTTCGTCAAGAAGGAGATATGTTTACGTTTGATGTTGCTGCAGATAAAATTACTGCAGTGATTTTGTTTCTTAAAAATGATGAAACACTTAATTTTCACTTCCTAACGGATGTTTGTGGTATTCACTATCCAGATAGTGATGTTAACGAACAGTTTTCAGTTGTGTATCACTTGCACAATTGGATAGAAAATAAGCGTATCAGAATAAAAGCCTTTTTGAACGGAGAAAACCCTGAAATTAAAACAATTTCAAACATTTTCTTGTCTGCCAATTGGATGGAACGTGAAACGTATGATTTTTACGGAATCAACTTTATTGGTCATCCACAATTAAAAAGAATCCTGAATATGGACGAAATGGTTTCATTTCCAATGAGAAAAGAATTCCCTATGGAAGATTCAGGAAGAACAGATAAAGACGACAGGTTTTTTGGAAGAACTCCATCAAACTGTTAA
- the nuoE gene encoding complex I 24 kDa subunit family protein, translating into MGEISNIKQNINISEALMARINELISHYPEDKRKSALLPVLHEVQDAHDNWLSIELQDKVAEILHIKPVEVYEVVSFYTMFNRRPIGKYMFEFCQTSCCVTRGVENLMDYACDKLGVKIGETTADGMFEIRGVECLGACGYAPMLQLGDFYHENLSKEKFDQLVEDCKAGKITLHDK; encoded by the coding sequence ATGGGAGAAATATCGAATATAAAACAAAACATAAATATTTCGGAAGCATTAATGGCTCGAATCAATGAACTGATTAGTCATTATCCCGAAGATAAAAGAAAATCAGCACTACTTCCGGTTTTGCATGAAGTACAAGATGCTCACGATAACTGGTTAAGTATAGAATTGCAAGATAAAGTTGCCGAAATTTTACACATTAAACCAGTTGAGGTTTACGAAGTAGTTTCTTTTTACACGATGTTCAACAGAAGACCTATTGGAAAATATATGTTTGAATTTTGCCAAACTTCATGTTGTGTTACACGTGGTGTAGAAAATCTGATGGATTATGCTTGTGATAAACTAGGAGTAAAAATTGGTGAAACTACTGCTGACGGTATGTTCGAAATACGTGGTGTAGAATGTCTAGGAGCATGTGGTTATGCGCCAATGTTACAGTTGGGCGATTTCTACCATGAAAATCTTTCTAAAGAAAAGTTCGATCAATTAGTTGAAGATTGTAAAGCTGGAAAAATAACTTTACACGATAAATAA
- a CDS encoding NADH-quinone oxidoreductase subunit D — protein MSELLLTPEHRYAKVINERRNEDGSELSILNLGPTHPATHGIFQNILLMDGERILDAEPTIGYIHRAFEKIAENRPFYQITPLTDRMNYCSSPINNMAWWMTVEKLLNVEVPKRAQYLRVIVMELARIADHIICNSILGVDTGAYTGFLYVFQFREKIYEIYEEICGARLTTNMGRIGGFEREWSDEAFRKLNLFLEEFPPVWKEFENLFERNRIFIDRTVNVGPISAERAMQYGFTGPNLRAAGVDYDVRVAQPYSSYEDFEFIVPVGKSGDTYDRFCVRNAEVWESLSIIRQALAKLPEGPYHADVPDYYLPPKEDVYNNMESLIYHFKIVMGEVPVPVAEIYHPVEGGNGELGFYLITDGSRTPYRLHFRRPCFIYYQAYPEMIKGALLSDAIVILSSLNVIAGELDA, from the coding sequence ATGTCAGAACTATTATTAACACCAGAGCATCGCTACGCAAAAGTCATCAACGAAAGACGTAATGAAGACGGAAGTGAGCTTTCTATCCTAAACTTAGGGCCTACACACCCGGCAACTCACGGGATTTTCCAAAACATCCTTTTAATGGATGGTGAGCGTATCCTTGATGCAGAACCTACTATTGGTTACATTCACAGAGCTTTCGAAAAAATTGCTGAAAACAGACCTTTTTACCAAATCACACCGCTTACAGACCGTATGAACTACTGTTCGTCACCAATCAATAATATGGCTTGGTGGATGACAGTAGAGAAACTTTTAAATGTTGAAGTGCCAAAACGTGCTCAGTATTTAAGAGTTATTGTTATGGAGTTGGCTCGTATAGCAGACCATATTATTTGTAACTCGATTTTAGGGGTAGATACTGGTGCTTATACAGGTTTTTTGTATGTATTCCAGTTCCGTGAAAAAATTTATGAGATTTATGAAGAAATTTGTGGAGCTCGTTTAACGACAAACATGGGAAGAATTGGAGGTTTCGAAAGAGAATGGTCTGACGAAGCTTTTAGAAAATTAAATCTTTTTCTTGAGGAATTCCCTCCAGTTTGGAAAGAATTTGAAAACCTTTTTGAAAGAAACAGAATCTTTATTGATAGAACGGTAAATGTTGGACCTATATCTGCTGAGAGGGCAATGCAATATGGTTTTACAGGACCAAATTTACGTGCTGCAGGAGTTGATTATGATGTTCGTGTCGCACAACCATACTCTTCTTATGAAGATTTTGAATTTATAGTTCCAGTTGGAAAATCAGGAGATACTTACGATCGTTTTTGTGTGCGTAATGCAGAAGTTTGGGAGAGTTTAAGTATTATCCGTCAAGCATTGGCTAAATTACCAGAAGGTCCTTACCATGCAGATGTTCCTGATTATTATCTTCCTCCAAAAGAAGATGTTTATAATAACATGGAATCATTAATCTACCACTTTAAAATTGTAATGGGTGAAGTGCCTGTACCAGTGGCAGAAATTTATCATCCTGTTGAAGGTGGAAACGGAGAATTAGGTTTTTACTTAATTACCGATGGAAGTAGAACTCCATATAGATTACATTTCCGTCGTCCATGCTTTATTTACTATCAAGCATATCCAGAAATGATTAAAGGAGCATTATTATCAGATGCTATCGTAATATTATCAAGTCTTAATGTAATTGCTGGCGAATTAGACGCTTAA
- a CDS encoding alpha-2-macroglobulin family protein, with protein sequence MKMKNLVCLVLTVLIFQACGKKSAADFNSDFSLFKGIITNFTGGLVSAKSDIRVVFAFDKKEWKTNQVLDSDLFDISPSVDGKVIALSSNTIAFVPEKKLDPNTEYQVTLKLKDIMEVKEELSEFNFTVKTLKQDFVVNTEDIQSYSKEYQYLNGTLKTADIIDFEDAQKLISAEQKGNDLKIKFIKGADSGTEFKFIIDSIQRFDEESIVEINYDGSDFDIEQEGKIEYNVTAKNEFKVVKVSKEDEENKTLLINFSEPLQKGQDFKGLVGIQNADNLKFSTQGNLLKVYFDSTLAPTVEEVTEITPAEEAVESASVAEPAEVTALVDSTAVAVDTAAAIVESEPVEIAAEYVEPEEEATPVQTITGEVLVEIFQGIESEYGNKMQKDYKTTFSFEQIKPSIKFTKNGTILPSSNNLKLNFQTVNLSAVDVKVYKIYKNNILQFLQYNELNGAQNLKKVAQPVAKTTINLKENKLIKFSEWNTFALDLSKIITPDPGAIYRVEFSYKKKYSLYKCDSSDAEEETEEEEVDENDVNYSYDNYDDYYYDDYEWRESQDPCSSSYFYNAKIATNILASDLGVIAKRGENKSYVFAVTNIVTTEPVSNAKVELYSYQQQKLETQSTDSNGLAKFQLNKFAYFAIVSQGDQSTYVKLDDGNSLSLSNFDVSGETLQKGLKGFIYGERGVWRPGDNLYLSFILNDAANKIPASHPIKFRLADPNGKVVYQTVQKSNELNHYSFTVPTNPEDPTGNWEAMVSVGGAKFYKSIKIETIKPNRLKIKNTFQRTMLSGSQPNTSSLQVNWLHGAVAKNLRAEMQAKFSQQTTTFKGYEKYVFDDLVRQFSSEEINVFSGKVDENGKASVKIDPKLSGQAPGMLKAAFMTKVYEEGGDFSADVMSTTYSPYKTYVGLKLPALTKYEMLETRANNKFDVITVDENGRPKPVKNLEVKVFKVEWRWWWDASNDNLSNYNSSDATTSYKTFRINTDAQGKGSFSFALRDEEWGRYLIRITDPNDGHATAQTVNIDWPAWSGKTRNTDASTANMLVFSTDKKEYAVGEKAQISFPSSEGGRALISIENGAKVVETIWAKTKKGETKVDIPITGEMAPNVYFNITLLQPHANTKNDSPIRMYGVVPIEVVDKSTILEPQLSMPEVLKPEQTVNVKVSEKSGRAMTYTIAVVDDGLLDLTGFKTPNAWESFYVREALGVKTWDIYDDVIGAYGGKVNQIFSIGGDQDLGGGKAKKANRFKPVVIYLGPFKLEKGDTKTHQIKLPKYIGSVRTMVVAANASSSAYGSVEKTTPVRSPLMTLASLPRKISPSEKVTIPVTVFAMENHVKNVLVQLKTSPGLRVIGSSTQSLTFAKPDEKMAYFNLEVGAKTGIGKVTVVATSGSEKSSYDVEIDMTNPNPVTNTYTDIVLEPNSTKKINWKTFGVAGSNKARIEISSMPTINFNGRLQYLIQYPHGCVEQTTSSVFPQLFINDIADVDASRKSLIQQNIGAGIQRLGGFQLANGGLSYWQEDGTADDWGTSYAGHFMMEAEKKGYLLPINFKSKWISYQQKEAKKWRFESKYGNDLAQAYRLYTLALAGSPDLSSMNRLRETKNISNESKLRLAAAYALAGQKQAGMSLLLKSSIDESDNRYNYYYYGSGDRNRAMVLETLILLGQKQKAFTTANKLAKSMSSDMWMSTQTTAYCLYSMSKFAQFNGGKGIDVQFSNAGKTFAAKTNKSLLERNLVVQAGANGVSITNNRKNTLYVRVLNSGILPVGKEQAVENDVNAKIVFKNRKGQVINVSKINQGTEFIAEVTVRNLKNESVQNIALSQILPSGFEIVNTRFTDFGDATNNVADYIDIRDDRTNFYFPLGSGETKTFRILLNASYLGTYYLPGLQCEAMYDNTFLARTKGQWVQVVK encoded by the coding sequence ATGAAAATGAAAAATCTTGTTTGCCTAGTGCTTACAGTCCTTATTTTTCAAGCTTGCGGAAAAAAATCAGCCGCCGATTTCAATTCTGATTTTTCATTATTTAAAGGTATCATTACCAATTTCACAGGAGGGCTAGTCTCGGCAAAATCTGATATTAGGGTCGTCTTTGCATTCGATAAAAAAGAATGGAAAACCAATCAAGTCCTAGATTCAGATCTTTTCGACATTTCACCAAGTGTCGATGGTAAAGTTATTGCCTTATCAAGCAATACAATTGCATTTGTTCCCGAAAAAAAATTAGACCCAAACACTGAATATCAAGTCACACTGAAGTTGAAAGATATTATGGAGGTGAAAGAAGAATTGTCTGAATTTAATTTTACCGTAAAAACATTGAAACAAGATTTTGTTGTAAACACTGAAGACATCCAATCTTACAGCAAAGAATATCAATATCTTAATGGAACTTTAAAAACAGCCGATATCATCGACTTTGAAGATGCTCAAAAATTGATTTCAGCTGAACAAAAAGGTAATGATTTAAAAATAAAATTTATAAAAGGAGCCGACTCTGGAACAGAATTTAAATTTATCATAGACAGTATTCAACGTTTTGATGAAGAAAGCATTGTTGAAATAAATTATGACGGAAGTGATTTTGATATCGAGCAAGAAGGCAAGATTGAATACAATGTAACCGCTAAAAACGAGTTCAAAGTAGTTAAGGTTTCGAAAGAAGATGAAGAAAATAAAACCTTATTAATCAATTTTTCTGAACCATTACAAAAAGGTCAAGATTTTAAAGGGCTTGTAGGCATACAAAATGCCGACAATCTTAAATTTTCTACACAAGGAAATCTACTTAAAGTATACTTTGACAGTACACTAGCTCCAACTGTTGAAGAAGTAACTGAAATTACTCCAGCAGAAGAAGCTGTTGAATCTGCTTCAGTTGCAGAACCAGCAGAAGTAACTGCGCTAGTAGACAGCACTGCTGTGGCAGTTGATACCGCTGCAGCAATTGTTGAGTCTGAACCTGTAGAAATAGCTGCCGAATATGTTGAACCTGAAGAAGAAGCAACACCAGTTCAAACTATCACTGGAGAGGTTTTGGTAGAAATCTTTCAAGGTATTGAGAGCGAATATGGGAACAAAATGCAAAAGGATTATAAAACCACCTTTTCATTTGAACAAATTAAACCAAGCATTAAGTTTACTAAAAACGGAACTATTCTACCTAGCTCAAACAATTTAAAGCTAAACTTCCAAACTGTAAATCTAAGCGCAGTAGATGTAAAAGTATATAAAATTTACAAAAACAATATTTTACAGTTTTTACAATACAACGAATTAAACGGCGCTCAAAACCTCAAAAAGGTAGCACAACCTGTTGCAAAAACAACCATAAATCTAAAAGAGAACAAGCTAATTAAGTTTAGTGAATGGAATACTTTTGCTTTAGACCTTTCAAAAATCATTACTCCAGATCCGGGAGCGATTTACAGAGTCGAATTTTCATACAAGAAAAAATACTCATTGTACAAATGTGATTCATCAGATGCTGAAGAAGAAACTGAAGAGGAAGAAGTAGATGAAAACGATGTTAATTACAGTTACGACAATTACGATGATTATTACTATGACGATTACGAATGGAGAGAAAGTCAAGATCCTTGTTCGTCATCATACTTTTATAATGCAAAAATTGCAACCAATATTCTTGCGTCAGATTTAGGCGTTATTGCTAAAAGAGGCGAAAACAAATCGTATGTATTTGCTGTAACAAACATTGTAACTACTGAACCAGTTTCAAATGCAAAAGTTGAATTATACAGTTACCAACAACAAAAATTAGAAACACAATCTACAGACAGTAATGGATTAGCTAAATTCCAACTAAACAAGTTTGCTTATTTCGCAATTGTTAGTCAAGGAGATCAATCAACTTATGTGAAACTAGACGATGGAAATTCTTTGTCATTAAGTAATTTCGATGTATCGGGCGAAACACTTCAAAAAGGACTTAAAGGTTTCATTTATGGAGAACGTGGTGTTTGGCGCCCAGGCGACAATTTGTACCTTTCTTTTATCCTTAATGATGCTGCAAATAAAATTCCAGCTTCTCATCCAATAAAATTTAGATTAGCAGATCCAAATGGAAAAGTAGTTTATCAAACTGTTCAAAAATCAAACGAATTAAACCATTATAGCTTCACAGTACCAACAAATCCAGAAGACCCAACAGGAAATTGGGAAGCTATGGTAAGTGTTGGTGGAGCAAAATTCTATAAGAGCATAAAAATTGAAACTATCAAACCAAACCGTTTGAAAATTAAAAACACATTTCAACGCACTATGCTTTCTGGTTCACAACCAAACACAAGTTCATTACAAGTTAACTGGTTGCATGGTGCTGTTGCCAAAAATTTAAGAGCCGAAATGCAGGCTAAGTTTTCGCAGCAAACAACAACCTTCAAAGGATATGAAAAATATGTATTTGATGATTTAGTGCGCCAATTCAGTTCCGAAGAAATAAATGTGTTTTCAGGAAAAGTAGACGAAAACGGAAAAGCATCTGTAAAGATTGATCCTAAACTTTCAGGACAAGCACCAGGTATGCTTAAAGCGGCTTTTATGACAAAGGTCTATGAAGAAGGTGGTGATTTTAGTGCCGATGTTATGTCGACTACGTATTCACCATATAAAACATATGTAGGTTTAAAACTTCCAGCATTAACCAAATACGAAATGCTTGAAACAAGAGCTAACAACAAGTTTGACGTAATCACTGTTGATGAAAACGGTCGTCCAAAACCGGTTAAAAATCTTGAAGTAAAAGTATTTAAAGTAGAATGGCGCTGGTGGTGGGATGCATCAAATGATAATTTATCTAATTACAATTCATCTGACGCAACAACATCTTATAAGACTTTCAGAATTAATACTGATGCACAAGGAAAAGGAAGTTTTTCATTTGCACTTCGTGATGAAGAATGGGGACGCTATTTAATACGTATCACAGATCCTAATGACGGACATGCTACTGCGCAAACTGTAAATATAGACTGGCCAGCATGGTCAGGTAAAACAAGAAACACTGACGCTTCAACAGCAAACATGTTGGTTTTTTCTACAGATAAAAAAGAATATGCTGTGGGTGAAAAAGCTCAAATCTCTTTCCCTTCGAGTGAAGGTGGTAGAGCTTTAATTTCTATAGAAAACGGAGCAAAAGTAGTGGAAACTATTTGGGCTAAAACTAAAAAAGGAGAAACAAAAGTTGATATTCCTATTACAGGCGAAATGGCTCCAAATGTGTATTTCAACATTACATTATTACAACCTCATGCTAATACTAAAAATGATTCTCCAATAAGAATGTATGGTGTTGTTCCTATTGAAGTTGTAGATAAAAGTACAATTCTTGAGCCACAACTTAGCATGCCTGAAGTACTAAAACCAGAACAAACAGTAAATGTGAAAGTAAGTGAAAAATCAGGAAGAGCAATGACGTATACTATTGCTGTTGTTGATGACGGATTATTAGACTTAACAGGCTTTAAAACTCCAAATGCTTGGGAAAGTTTCTATGTTCGTGAAGCTCTTGGTGTAAAAACTTGGGATATTTACGATGATGTAATAGGTGCTTATGGCGGAAAAGTAAATCAAATATTCAGTATTGGTGGTGACCAGGATTTAGGTGGTGGAAAAGCCAAAAAAGCAAATCGTTTCAAACCAGTAGTGATTTATTTAGGCCCTTTCAAATTAGAAAAAGGAGACACTAAAACACATCAAATAAAGTTACCTAAATACATAGGTTCAGTGAGAACAATGGTAGTTGCAGCAAACGCATCATCAAGTGCTTATGGAAGTGTAGAAAAAACAACTCCAGTTCGCAGTCCATTGATGACATTAGCATCATTGCCTCGTAAAATTTCTCCATCCGAAAAAGTAACAATACCTGTTACCGTTTTTGCTATGGAAAATCATGTGAAAAATGTATTAGTACAACTAAAAACAAGTCCAGGATTAAGAGTAATAGGAAGTAGCACACAAAGTCTAACTTTTGCTAAACCAGACGAAAAAATGGCTTACTTCAATTTAGAGGTAGGAGCTAAAACCGGAATAGGAAAAGTAACTGTTGTGGCAACATCAGGAAGTGAAAAATCATCATATGATGTCGAAATTGACATGACCAATCCAAATCCTGTTACCAACACCTATACAGATATTGTATTAGAACCTAATAGTACTAAAAAGATTAACTGGAAAACATTTGGTGTAGCTGGAAGCAACAAAGCAAGAATAGAAATATCATCAATGCCAACAATTAATTTTAACGGAAGATTGCAATATTTGATTCAATATCCTCACGGATGTGTGGAGCAAACAACATCTTCTGTTTTTCCTCAATTGTTCATTAATGATATTGCAGATGTTGATGCAAGCCGTAAATCTCTAATTCAACAAAATATTGGAGCTGGCATTCAAAGATTAGGAGGCTTCCAACTTGCTAACGGTGGTTTATCATATTGGCAAGAAGACGGTACTGCAGATGATTGGGGAACATCTTATGCTGGTCATTTTATGATGGAAGCAGAGAAAAAAGGTTATTTATTACCCATCAATTTCAAATCAAAATGGATTTCTTATCAGCAAAAAGAAGCTAAAAAATGGCGATTCGAATCAAAATATGGTAATGATTTAGCACAAGCATACAGATTATACACCTTGGCTCTTGCTGGTTCACCAGACTTATCATCTATGAACAGATTACGCGAAACCAAAAACATTTCTAACGAAAGTAAATTACGATTGGCGGCAGCATATGCTCTTGCTGGTCAAAAACAAGCTGGAATGTCTTTATTATTGAAAAGTAGCATCGACGAATCTGATAATAGATACAACTACTATTATTATGGTTCAGGAGACAGAAACAGAGCGATGGTTCTAGAAACATTAATCTTATTAGGTCAAAAACAAAAAGCGTTTACCACAGCAAATAAATTAGCAAAAAGTATGTCTTCTGACATGTGGATGAGTACACAGACCACAGCATACTGTTTATATTCTATGTCAAAATTTGCACAATTTAATGGTGGTAAAGGCATCGATGTTCAATTTAGCAATGCAGGAAAAACATTTGCTGCAAAAACAAACAAATCATTACTTGAAAGAAACTTAGTAGTCCAAGCTGGAGCAAATGGAGTTTCCATTACAAATAACAGAAAGAATACTCTGTATGTTCGTGTACTGAATTCAGGTATTTTACCAGTTGGCAAAGAACAAGCTGTTGAAAATGATGTAAATGCTAAAATTGTCTTCAAAAACAGAAAAGGGCAAGTAATCAATGTTTCTAAAATAAACCAAGGAACCGAGTTTATTGCCGAAGTAACTGTGAGAAATCTTAAAAACGAGAGTGTACAAAACATTGCACTTTCGCAAATTCTTCCATCAGGATTTGAAATTGTAAATACTCGCTTTACAGATTTTGGAGATGCAACCAATAATGTAGCCGATTATATTGACATTCGTGACGACAGAACTAATTTTTATTTCCCATTAGGTTCTGGCGAGACAAAAACTTTCCGAATTTTGCTTAACGCTTCTTATTTGGGAACATATTATTTACCAGGCTTACAATGTGAGGCCATGTACGACAATACTTTTCTTGCAAGAACAAAAGGGCAATGGGTGCAAGTTGTAAAATAA